The sequence GGTACCAACGCCCCTGTTGCCTTCTTCTGCAAACTCCAGTGAATAAAACGCTTTTTGTGGCGTGTTATCAGTGAGCTGACCACCTCCCACAAAAATATTTTTTCCGCACCGGGCTGCTGATGGAGACGATAAAGGAACCGGCAGTTTCGGGAAGGATGAATCGATCTCCACCCTGTTGGTGTTCACATCCCAACTCATCAGGAACACCCGGTCGGTAGCTGTTACTCCATTGGTACCGCCGATCACCAATAAGCCATTGCCCCAGGGCACCACCGCAGCATTGCTCACCGGACAGGGTAACCGTCCCACTTCACGCCAGTTCATCCTATCGGGATCTGTAGCCACGTAAATTTTATCATTCACCAACTTCTTCCCGCCCTCCTGTATCCGCCGGTTAAAATGGCTACCGCCCGCTACCACGAGGGCGCCATTGCTGATGCCAGTGATCGCATGGCTCAGCCCCTGCTCAACAGGAAGCGCAGCCGGCTTGTCCCACAAGAACCAACGGTCACTGTTTTGAGCCAGCAGTTTCTTCGGACCGGCAATGAAAACCAGGCATACCAGGCAGGCGTATCTTATAAACTGTAAGGGCATGTTATTTAGTGTTGGTTTGAAGCCATGTAAGATTGAACCGGGCCAGAGACACGGCCTGGGGCATATGTTCTGTACCGCCATGCCCGTAAAGACATACAATCGTTTTATTCCGGAGCACTACAAGGTCTGAATAGGTGGCGCCACCCGCTTCCAGCAATCGGCTGATGGGCCATGTTTTTCCTCCATCCCGGCTCATCCTGATGGTAAGGTCCTTTCTTTTACCCGGGTCGGCAGGTTGTGAAACAAGCAGGATATCGGGACGGAAGGAATACCGTGCAAGGCCGATATCACACACCTTGCCGGTCAGGCCCGCTACATAATCAATAGGAGCCGACCAGTTGATGCCACCGTCTTTACTAACCACCGCTGCCTGCCACACACCATTAAGTCCTGAATAAGTACGGCCGATCAACAATACATCGCCATTCTTCTGTTCAACGATCTGCGACTCATTCAATTCACCCACCGGCGTATCCCCTCCTGCTTTCCAGGTTTTGCCGTGATCGTCGCTGTATAGACAGTTAACACCATATTTTCTTTCTTTGGCGGGGAAGGAGATAGATCTTCTATGCCATACCGGAACGATCAGCCGCTGGCTCCTTAACTGAATGCCGTGACCAGGCCCGGGTAGATGAAAAGTCCAGCCATGGGTATTTTTTTCGAAGAGATGGCTTAGCTCAATAGCCGGTGACCAGTTTAGGCCGTCGTCTTTACTACTGATATAAAATACCCGGGTACTGGCATTCTTATCATTCAGGGCATAGAACAGGAATATTTCTTTTGTTTGTTGATCTTCCACCACGGTAGGATTGGCCCAGCTCTCGCCATTTTTGCTCTCTACCAATATGACTGAGGCAGAAAAGCTGTTACCCTCATCGGTACTTCTCCGCATCACGATATGATGGGGGCCCTCGTCTGCACTATTGGAGATCCGGGCTTCGGCAAATGCCAGGATAGTGCCTTTCTGAGTAACAGTAAGGCCATATACGAAATAAGCAAAAATGCTATCCTCTCCTTGTTTCCAGACAGGTGTTTTACTTACTACCTGGCTACTGCCTGCACAAGGCAGACACAAAAGCAATAGCAACTTTAAAAAATTACTCATGAGGTCATTTCTCTGATGAATACATATACTTTTCAGGATCGGGAATAGCTGTCCAGTAACGGGCATCCTTACGTTCACTGATTACCGGCAATACCGTTAAGCGGAGATGCGAACACCCCATCGGGATCAGCTCTATCATTTCAACGGGCGCATCAGAACGTACCGGGCTTTCACGAACAGCATCCACCGTATGGTTGATGGAGGCGCCCCAGTGGGGAATTCGCTTCGCAGGCACACGCAGCACAACAGGTGCATTGGCCGCTGTCCAGGGTTGGGCTGCAACAGCTATTGATAATTCCACCTTAACCGAGCGTTGAAAAGAATCAGGCTCAATAGCCAATCCATAATTCCAGGGCGATGCAGGCGCAACGCTCCACCTGGGCCATTGAGGGGTACCTCCTGGTTCTTCCTTCCATTCCTGTTTTATACTCACAGAAAAAGTTAACGGTCCTCTATCCACAGAAACTGCTCCATTGCGTGGCCATTGGGTAACGCCTACATCCATCCTGAATCTGATCGCAACAACGTCCCCGCCCTTCCACCTTCTTTTGATCTTCACCAATTTCCCAGCTTGCTGCGGGAAGGTCATGGTTTGTTCTCCTACCCTCACCTGCGCTTCCTTACACCAGCCTGGTATCCTGAAATACAGCGGGAAATCATCCGTACCGTTCATGGACAATTTAAACGATACAGCATCGGTAAAGGGGTATTGGGTTTCCGTATTAATATTTACAAGCGTGCCTTTTTTACCAACCCGGGCGCTCACTTCATTAGGGCCATACAACCAGGCCATCAAACCATTATCGGGTGTGGCCTGCCAAAGATGAGCTACATACTGGGGCCAGCCGGAAGCACTGTTGTGCTGGCAGCACCGGTGAAGGTCGGCCGCAAACAACGGTTGTAATGCTTTATTGCGAAAATCCATACCAGGCACCGAATAAACCATATTACAGGCCGTTAAATACCGGAGGGATTTATGGTCCGGTGCATGCGACACCGGCAAATGGTTGAAGGTGATATCTTCAATACGGTCAGCATAGGTAGTATTACCAGTGATGCCACTTAAAATATAATGGCTATTGTTCAATTCTATCATGGAGCAGGTTTCAATCGCCTGCCGGGGATCCAGCTTGCCCATTCTGATACGTTCGTCGGCAGCATAAGCGCCCCGTGGCATCTGCCCCCATACATCTATAAAGGTTTTATAAAATAGGTCGGTCTTATGCAAGTACCGCGCATCACCTGTTATCGGATACAGTTGGGCAGGATAACGAAAACGCTGCGCAAAATTAACCGTATGGCGGTCTATCCATTCATTCATTTCCGGCAGCGTTTTATGATAGATCTTTACTGCCAGATCAAGTAACCAGGGCTCACCGGTATGATTATAGAGCCATACCAGTTGGGGAACAAACTCGCCCGCGCGCTTATTTTGAATGAAAGGCGCGAAACTGGTGAAATAAACTGGCTTCTCACTGTAGAAATCAAAATCGTTCCAGCTAACGGACCGTAAAAAAAGACTGTCCGGCAGATCCCGGCAAAAGCTAAAAAAGCGGGTTAACAGGGGAATAATGCGCTTATCCTTAGTGGCCTCATAGTGACTGATCAACGCATCATTCATAGGCATATGCGGCCAGACATCAACGAATGCAGCGCCCGTCTTTTTATCCTTTACAAGGCGATTGAAGGTACTTCCATAATAACCATCGGCTTGTTGCGACTTAATAATAGCGTCAATCCATTTAAAAGCAATTCTCCTGAGACGTACACTATCGGCTGAAATTTGCGCCAACGCATAAAAGCCCCGTAACCAATAGGCAGCTTCTTCCCATCCCTTATCCGGTCCTCCCAACCAGCCGCTGGTAGAATCTAAATACTTGCTGATCTCATTAAGATGCCCGATCATGCCGTCAGACATCAGGTTGATCTGTGTGTTTAGCCACCCTTTTGCTTTGATGGAACCTAAAGGCAATTGGAGCAGTGGATTGGGCACCAGCGGCTGTTTATTGCCTACATAAAAGGAATTGTTGACCGAAACATCAACCGATGCTACGCATGTTATCGCAACATCTCGCCGTATAGCACTGTTCCCGGACTGAGCATTGGCGCCCGGCAACAAACAGGTAAACAGCAGCAAACAAAAAAATACTGGCTGAATAAAATCTTTCATAGCTATATTATAAGTCGGATAATTTAAATCGTACGCTGACTACTGAATTTTTCTCAGCGCCCTCCCGGTACTTTATATAAGTAGTAGCCACCAATGTATGATCAGGAAGCACCTCTAATCCCGCATAGCCGCAGTCTCCCCCTTTAAAACTGTGCAGCAGTTTAATCCTGAGCTGCCCTTTTCTGTTTTGTACAATATCATCGTAAGTACCCACCCAGGCCACAAAATGATTCCGCGTCGGGCTGCCTTTTCCGGTATCTCTGAAAACAATAACCAGCCTGCCATCGGCTGTATATTTGGCCTGGTGCCGGTCGCCGGATAATCCAAACAACACGGGTTTGGGCTCCGACCAGGTTAACCCTTCATCGTCGCTCGTCATGTACAAGGATGTTCTTTGGGCATTTTCCCTGATCAGACATAGCAATTGCTTCCCGTTGGGTGAGCGTATAATTTGTGGCTCACATACTTTCAAACCGGGCATATCTAATACCACTTTCCAGGGGCTCCAGGTAAAGCCGCCATCACCGGATTCGCTTTTAACAATGATGCACGACTTCTTTTCTACCGTCTCGTTGGGCCGCCTGATATTGGTCATAGCGATCAGTTTTTTGCCCCCATTTACTGGTACGATGGTACAAAAGGGCATCGAGGCAGGGCCAAGACCGTTAGGCTTCATAGGCGACCAGGTTACGCCCAGGTCAGTAGAGTAAGATTGATGCATCTGGTTAACAGTCGCACCTGCACCTGCAAAAACAAACAATGTCTTTTTACCGGAAGGTGATGGAAGCTCATAAATGGCAGGGCAATTCTTAACCGTTCTCCAGCTTTCGGGCACGGGCAGCAAGTCGCTCCAGGTTGCACCACCATCATCACTTCGTTTCATGGGCCCGCAAAAGCCTGCATGATTAATCGTCCAGACAGCGAGTATGCTTTTCCCATTGGGCAATAACACGGTAGTCGGATGCCCCTGGTAAATGGAGTCTGTGCCACGGGCCACAACAGTCTGCCGGGTGGTGTCCTGCGACAGATCAATGGTGGGGGCCATCATTACCCGCTTGGCCGAAATCTCCTGGTCCTGGCGTTCAATCGCCTTCAGCAGGTTTTTATAATCCTGCCCAAAAGAAGATAGGGTAATCATTACAAAGGCGGCGGCTATGCAGTATACTTTCATAGGTTACCAGTCAGCATTTTGAGTTAATAAGCGGTTTAGTGACAATTCGTAAGTAGGGATCGGGAACAGCAAATACTTTTTTTCAAATGCAGCTGCGTTCGCTCCCGTATTGGCGGCATATTTAAAGGCAGCCGGGGCATTGGCAGTAATATCCTGCGACAGCGCCTTCATGGTCGGCAGGAAAATATTCCAGCGGATAAGGTCCATCTTGCGCAATGCCTCAAAACATAATTCGCGGGAGCGCTCATTTTGCAAAAAGCCGAGAAAACTTTCTTTGCTTGCTATATCCGCAGGCGTAAGATCGGCATCATCGGGCAAGCTGATAGTGGCGGTGGCAGTAGCCCCGCTTCCGGCGCCGGTTATGGTGACAGAGGGAGCCGATGTGTATTGCTGACCGATATTAGTAATGGTAATGGCCGTAATTTTACCGGAGCTGATGGTGGGTACGGCTGTAGCGCCAGAGCCGCCACCGCCGGTTATCGTTACAGTGGTGGCGGCCGTGTATCCGGTGCCCTGGGTATTTACAGTAATGGTTTTCACTCCTTCGCCATACAATGTTTTCCCATACCCTCTCCTCCGCACTAAATTCACCGCGTCAATAGCTGCCTGCGTAGGACCGTCGTTGATCTCATTCTCCGCTTCTGCAAACATCAGGAGCACATCTGAAAACCTTAGCACAGGAAAATTGAAGGGGGTGAAGTTGGTGTTCCTGGGAAGCAACGTCTCGTAATAGCGCCTGTATTTGCCACAATTCCGGTTCCATATCTGGGCAGGCGTCCAGGCAACCCTGGCCGTTTTACCGGCTACCGTACCAAACGAAAAGGGGGCAATATTCCAATCCCTGCGACGATCATTCACTTCATACTTATAGAAGAAATTGGCAAAAGTGTTGATACGGCCCGGACTATAACCCGAATCAACATCCGTGCAGCGAATGCCGTTCCTTGATCCCAATCTGCCGGTTTCGGTATACGCATCCATATTATTGCCCCAGAACTCTACTTCCCATATACTTTCTTTGATATCATATTTATCCTGCGCAAGGTTAATAAACACCTGGCTGTAAGAATCATTCAGTGCATGCCCGCCTTCCTCCATCACCTTTTTGGCCCAATCCCTGGCGGCTGTATACTTCGAGTGATCGTTTACGGGGTAACCGGCCATATACAAACATACCCTCGCCAAAATACCTCTCACCGCCGATTGGCTAACCCGGCCGCTAAAATTCAAAGTTTGTATGGGCAACACCAGGGCTTCTGCTGCTGTCATGTCTTTTATGATCTGCTCATAAATGTCTTTTGAAGCAGTTTCACCTACCTGCGCTTCGGCAGAAGTCTTGATCGTTTTTAAGATCAGTGGCACGTCGCCCCAGTGTTGTACCAATAGAAAATAAAAATAGGCTCTCAGGAACAACGCTTCGCCACGAATGGCAGAGCGTTTTGTTTCATCCAGCTGCACGTTATCAATATTCTCCAGCAACAGATTGGCACGGCTAATGCCATTGTACAGGTTCTGCCAGGTTGAGGTGATGTTTGGATCGGATGCAAAGTAGTTGTGCAACTGGGGACCTGTCAATAAGGTGTTCAACGAGTAAAAGCCTTCATCAGCAATATCGTACTGGTAATACAAGTAATCACTGTATAGGCTTCCATCGCCCAATACCTCATATACGGCTGTTAAGGCCCGGTTCAGGTCCTCTTCGGTATTAAAGGAATTGACCGGCGATAAAAAATCCAACGGTTCTTTATCCAATATTTTGTTACAGGATATACTGCTGAATAAGAAAAGAACAGCGATAAAAAGTTTTATTGTTTTCATCTTATTGCTTATAAAATGATTGATCAAAAAGTTGCTTTAAGGCCAACAACCAGGGTTTTTGCCTGTGGGTAGGCAGAAAAATCAAAGCCCGGTGTAAGCGTGGAGTTACGCACCGATACTTCCGGGTCCATACCCGAATAGTTGGTCCACGTATATATGTTCTGTGCTGTTACACTCAAACGCAGGTCCTTGAAAGAAGCCTTCTTCACCAGCTTTTGTGGCAATGCATAACTCAGGGAAATTGTTTTCAGGCGGAGATACGAACCATCTTCCAGGTAGTAATCCGAATAATAACCATTAGGCCCCTGGCCGCCGGCCCTGAACATCCTGCTTCCCTGGTTGTCCATGGTCCACCTGTTGGTGTAAGTTGCGTATTGGTTCAAGCTGTTTTTGGCACTCATGTTACCTTCAAACATCATTCTGTTGGCATTATAAATATCATTGCCGTAAGACCACTGAAAAAATACGTTCAGGGTAAAATTCCCATAAGTAAAATTGTTATTGAAACCGCCTATAAACCTGGGTATCCCGTTCCCAATAACAACTTTGTCGCTTTCATTAACCACACTATCACCGGTTAGATCTTTGTATTTCATATCCCCTGGTTGAATGCTCGCCCGGCTGGTGCCATTGGAGGGAACAGACGGTTTCAGGGTATATACACCACTGCCCGATACATCAAAATCAGCTAGCTGATACAAACCATCGGAAAGAAAGCCATAAAACCGGCCGGCAGGTTGATTCAGCTCAGCGATATACAGGGGAACCGTATTGAAAGCAGCTTCCCAACTTACTGCGCTGCGCAGGTCCTTCTGGTTATCGGTAAGCTCCAATACCTTATTCCGGTTAAAGCTGATATTAAAGCTGCTTTCCCAGGTAAATGAACGGGATTGTATATTGGTGCTGTTCAGGGAGATCTCTAAACCGCGGTTCCTGATCTTCCCTATATTTTTTACAATACTGTTGAATCCGGACAAGTACGGCAATGATGCATTTAATAATAGGTTGGACGTTGTCTTTTCATATACCTCCACTGTGAGAGACAATCTATTCTCAAACAACCCTACATCCAAACCCAGATCAATTTGCGACGTAGTTTCCCATTTCAAAGCCTCATTGCCCATAGAGGACTGGATCATTCCTGGTGAAGGAGAACCATTATTGAATGAATAAGATACTTCAAGCGGAGAAGACAGACTGGGGTATCTTGCAAAGTCGCCTACCCTGTTATTGCCGGTAACACCATAACTGGTGCGTAATTTTGCTTCAGAGATGGCTTTTATTTTACTCATCCAGGGCTCCTCACTGATTCGCCACGCAAAGGCAGCAGAAGGGAAATATCCCCACCTGTTTTCCGGTGCAAACTTGGAAGAGGCATCGGCCCTGAAACTGGCCGTAAATAAATACTTTGACTTAAACCCATAATTTACCCGGCTTAAAAAAGACACCAGGGAAGATTCCGATGCTGAACTGGTATTGGTCAAAGGGGTGCCGCTGCCTAGATCATAAATCCCAAGCTGCCCGTTGGGCACCTGCTGGGCAGTAAATCCAAAGCTCTCGGCTTTTGATCCCTGCACGGTTGCCCCGGCCAACAGATCAAGCTTGTGTTTCTGATGTATAAGCTTCGTCCATGTCAGCGTATTTTCATTCAGCCAGGTGCTCCTTTCGCTATAGGTTACATTGCCAAACTGGCCATACTTGTTTACCGGTAAATCAGGATTGCCCCTGGACGTTAGCGAATTATAGAAATAAGCACTGCGCTGTAAACGGGAATCTATCCCACCGGTGATCCTAAGTTTTAAATTGTCGGCAAGCGCTACGGTTATATAAGCGTTCCCCACCAGGTTGGATATCTTATTCCTGCGGTACTCGTTCTTAACAGAAATAATAGGATTTACCCGGTAGTCGGAAGTATGATTAATATCATCATCGATCAACTCGCCCTCCAGGTCATCCACATCATCCAGCGCCTGCCTGTTAATGGGGCGGTAACCCCAGGTAGCATACATTAAATAACTGCTGGCGCCATTTCCGGCATTGGTATTGGCGGCAATCTGGCCATAATAACCAGTCTTGCTGTAATTGAAATTGATACCTGCACTTATTTTATTGCTGATCTTTTGGTCCAGGGCTACCCTGGCCTGGTAACGGCTTTGCCCGGTATTAATAATGACGCCTTCCTGGTCATAAACAGACCCTGATATGGAATATTTGGTATCATTGTTTCCTCCCCGTAAGGCGATGTTGTGGATCTGCATCGTAGATCGGCGGAACAACAGGTCCTGCCAGTTGGTGCCTTCCACATTCCGGTAGTCTTCCAGTGTTTTTCCACCGCTTAAATACAGATCTGTGGAAGCGGTAGGATTTCTTTCCAGTTCGTACTTTACAAACTCATAAGGGCTCATGACAGGGATTGTTTTACCTACCTGTTGAAAACCAAAAGATCCGCTATAAGTAACTTCCGGCTTTCCGCTGCTGCCTCTTTTGGTTTCAATCACAATAACGCCATTGGCGCCTCTGGCGCCATAAATGGCTGTGGCGGAAGCATCCTTTAAAACATTGATGCTTTTGATATCCTCGGGATTAATGGCTGATAGCTGGAGATATTCAGTGGGGAAACCATCAATTACATACAAGGGCGCATTACTTTGGGTTAAAGAATTGGCGCCCCTGATCACAATATTGAAACCTTCTGAGCCGGGTTGCCCGTCTTCAGAAGAAACCTGCACACCCGCTACCCGGCCGGCAAGTGCCTGATCGAAAGAGATCACCGGCGCTTTCTGGAGATCGGTTACGCCTACCTGGCCAACCGCACCGGTTAAATCTTTTTTGGTAGTGGTACCATAACCTATCACCACTACCCCGTCCATGGACAATACCAGGGGCTCCAGCACCACAGCTATTGTTGTCCGGCCTTTTAATCCGATCTCTTTTGTCTGGTAACCCACGTGGGATATCGATAAAATACTGTTGGAGTCAGCAACCCGGATGGTAAAACCTCCGTTGGCATTTGCTTTGGTGGTGTTATCCTTTCCTTTTTCACGTATACTGGCCCCGGCCAGCGTTAGGACATTGCCGGTAGAGGACACGGTGCCTGTCACCACTACTCCTCCGCCCTGACCTTGCGCGGAATGAATAACCAAACCAAAAAACAGCAGCAGGTAACATAAAACTTTCATATGGCTAATATTTGGTTAAACGTTAGTCTTAAACATAGCAAGCCCGGTCGCGTGCTTTACAGCAATCGTTCATCTGTTTTAGCAGATGCTCTTACATCTGTTACCGGATAAAATGGATCAGAAAGTACCAGGTCGGGCCAACCAATCTCCCTTATTCCAGGGTAGTTTGGTTAGCCACCCAAATGTAGAATATGTCCTACATATAAGCGAATATACAGCGTGTTTTTTATTTCCCTGCAATTTTTTTAACCAGATCCTGAAATCAAGGGTGAATAATAAAAAAATGCCCCGGCATAGGTGGCCGGGGCAGGATATACTTTCGGAAAAAACGGGCCTGTTTACTTCAAGCGATCGAAATGCGGTTTGAGGTGTTCGTACATCCCCTTTTTAAATTCCTCCTTGGATCCTTTTTTGAGGATATTGACCAGGCCTTTATGGTCCACCTTGCCACTGATATGTTTGTCTACATGAGTAGTAACATGGGCGAATACCGGCAGCAGCATGATCTGAAAACGCTTGAGCGTAGCATTTCCGGTCATGTCATATAACTTACCATGGAAGGCGATCTCATTCTTTACCTGGAATGATTTATGGGTTACTTCCTGCTCAGCTATTGTCTCAAGTTCCTCTATATCAGCAGGTTTCATACGGGTAAACAGGAGGTCGGCCAATCCCATCTCAATAACCAGCCGCAGCTCAAAGATATCCTCCAGCGTGGCGTCATCTATAATGGGTGGATCCAATACCCGTTCAAAAGCCTGCAAAATATCCGGGCTCACCAGCACCATGCCCCTGCGCTTACGGGTCTCAATCATGCCCAACATGCGCAAGCGGCTTAATGCTTCCCGCACAACATTTCTGCTTACGCCCAATGCATCGGCGAGTTCAGTTTCCTTGGGCAGGGAATCCCCGGGCTTAAACGACATCTTTTTTAAATAGGCCCGTAATTGCGCCTCCACAGCGTCTGCCATCGTATTCGTCTTTACTGTCCCGAGATTTTTGACCAGGTCATTCATGATGATAGTAAGTTGATAAGTCCAATATGTCCTACAAATATAGCACAATGCGACGTAGTCTTTCATTCGTTTTTTGAGGCAGCTCAGGCAGCCCTTCAACCCCGCCCATTTACCCTCGTCTTGTACAATTAATTCTACAAGCGTTTTCCGTTTCCTGTACAAGCCATGTTTTCCTTCGGCTATACCTTCAATTTATTTTAATTCATCAATCATCCCAATGAAAAAAGCTTTACTTATCCTGGCCCTCTTATTTTCCTGCCAACTCTACGCGTTAGACTACTACTGGGTAGGCGGCGGCGGCAACTGGAGCGAACTGAGCCATTGGCGGCTGGGCAGCCCTGCCGGGGCTATCCCCAGCATCATACCATCTTCAGCCGACAACGTGTTTTTCGATGCCAACAGCGGTTTTGATACGGCCACCGTCAAAACCGTTACCCTCGATGCCAACGGGTTCTGTAACAATATGACCTGGGGCAATGTGACTAACAACCCCTCCTTCATTACGGCCAACGCTGCTTTTACCGTGCAGATCTCAGGCAACTTGTCGCTTTCCCCCACTACGACCTACCGGGTCATTGCGGCATTTAAAGGAGCCGCTCCGGCCACCCTCACCACCAATGGTACCGTACTGGGCCCGTTCGGTGTGGAGATCGACAAGCCGGGCAGCAGCCTCACAGTGACCGATAGCCTGATCGTACCGTCAAAC is a genomic window of Paraflavitalea devenefica containing:
- a CDS encoding sialidase family protein, with protein sequence MSNFLKLLLLLCLPCAGSSQVVSKTPVWKQGEDSIFAYFVYGLTVTQKGTILAFAEARISNSADEGPHHIVMRRSTDEGNSFSASVILVESKNGESWANPTVVEDQQTKEIFLFYALNDKNASTRVFYISSKDDGLNWSPAIELSHLFEKNTHGWTFHLPGPGHGIQLRSQRLIVPVWHRRSISFPAKERKYGVNCLYSDDHGKTWKAGGDTPVGELNESQIVEQKNGDVLLIGRTYSGLNGVWQAAVVSKDGGINWSAPIDYVAGLTGKVCDIGLARYSFRPDILLVSQPADPGKRKDLTIRMSRDGGKTWPISRLLEAGGATYSDLVVLRNKTIVCLYGHGGTEHMPQAVSLARFNLTWLQTNTK
- a CDS encoding beta-L-arabinofuranosidase domain-containing protein; protein product: MKDFIQPVFFCLLLFTCLLPGANAQSGNSAIRRDVAITCVASVDVSVNNSFYVGNKQPLVPNPLLQLPLGSIKAKGWLNTQINLMSDGMIGHLNEISKYLDSTSGWLGGPDKGWEEAAYWLRGFYALAQISADSVRLRRIAFKWIDAIIKSQQADGYYGSTFNRLVKDKKTGAAFVDVWPHMPMNDALISHYEATKDKRIIPLLTRFFSFCRDLPDSLFLRSVSWNDFDFYSEKPVYFTSFAPFIQNKRAGEFVPQLVWLYNHTGEPWLLDLAVKIYHKTLPEMNEWIDRHTVNFAQRFRYPAQLYPITGDARYLHKTDLFYKTFIDVWGQMPRGAYAADERIRMGKLDPRQAIETCSMIELNNSHYILSGITGNTTYADRIEDITFNHLPVSHAPDHKSLRYLTACNMVYSVPGMDFRNKALQPLFAADLHRCCQHNSASGWPQYVAHLWQATPDNGLMAWLYGPNEVSARVGKKGTLVNINTETQYPFTDAVSFKLSMNGTDDFPLYFRIPGWCKEAQVRVGEQTMTFPQQAGKLVKIKRRWKGGDVVAIRFRMDVGVTQWPRNGAVSVDRGPLTFSVSIKQEWKEEPGGTPQWPRWSVAPASPWNYGLAIEPDSFQRSVKVELSIAVAAQPWTAANAPVVLRVPAKRIPHWGASINHTVDAVRESPVRSDAPVEMIELIPMGCSHLRLTVLPVISERKDARYWTAIPDPEKYMYSSEK
- a CDS encoding sialidase family protein encodes the protein MKVYCIAAAFVMITLSSFGQDYKNLLKAIERQDQEISAKRVMMAPTIDLSQDTTRQTVVARGTDSIYQGHPTTVLLPNGKSILAVWTINHAGFCGPMKRSDDGGATWSDLLPVPESWRTVKNCPAIYELPSPSGKKTLFVFAGAGATVNQMHQSYSTDLGVTWSPMKPNGLGPASMPFCTIVPVNGGKKLIAMTNIRRPNETVEKKSCIIVKSESGDGGFTWSPWKVVLDMPGLKVCEPQIIRSPNGKQLLCLIRENAQRTSLYMTSDDEGLTWSEPKPVLFGLSGDRHQAKYTADGRLVIVFRDTGKGSPTRNHFVAWVGTYDDIVQNRKGQLRIKLLHSFKGGDCGYAGLEVLPDHTLVATTYIKYREGAEKNSVVSVRFKLSDL
- a CDS encoding RagB/SusD family nutrient uptake outer membrane protein, with product MKTIKLFIAVLFLFSSISCNKILDKEPLDFLSPVNSFNTEEDLNRALTAVYEVLGDGSLYSDYLYYQYDIADEGFYSLNTLLTGPQLHNYFASDPNITSTWQNLYNGISRANLLLENIDNVQLDETKRSAIRGEALFLRAYFYFLLVQHWGDVPLILKTIKTSAEAQVGETASKDIYEQIIKDMTAAEALVLPIQTLNFSGRVSQSAVRGILARVCLYMAGYPVNDHSKYTAARDWAKKVMEEGGHALNDSYSQVFINLAQDKYDIKESIWEVEFWGNNMDAYTETGRLGSRNGIRCTDVDSGYSPGRINTFANFFYKYEVNDRRRDWNIAPFSFGTVAGKTARVAWTPAQIWNRNCGKYRRYYETLLPRNTNFTPFNFPVLRFSDVLLMFAEAENEINDGPTQAAIDAVNLVRRRGYGKTLYGEGVKTITVNTQGTGYTAATTVTITGGGGSGATAVPTISSGKITAITITNIGQQYTSAPSVTITGAGSGATATATISLPDDADLTPADIASKESFLGFLQNERSRELCFEALRKMDLIRWNIFLPTMKALSQDITANAPAAFKYAANTGANAAAFEKKYLLFPIPTYELSLNRLLTQNADW
- a CDS encoding SusC/RagA family TonB-linked outer membrane protein translates to MKVLCYLLLFFGLVIHSAQGQGGGVVVTGTVSSTGNVLTLAGASIREKGKDNTTKANANGGFTIRVADSNSILSISHVGYQTKEIGLKGRTTIAVVLEPLVLSMDGVVVIGYGTTTKKDLTGAVGQVGVTDLQKAPVISFDQALAGRVAGVQVSSEDGQPGSEGFNIVIRGANSLTQSNAPLYVIDGFPTEYLQLSAINPEDIKSINVLKDASATAIYGARGANGVIVIETKRGSSGKPEVTYSGSFGFQQVGKTIPVMSPYEFVKYELERNPTASTDLYLSGGKTLEDYRNVEGTNWQDLLFRRSTMQIHNIALRGGNNDTKYSISGSVYDQEGVIINTGQSRYQARVALDQKISNKISAGINFNYSKTGYYGQIAANTNAGNGASSYLMYATWGYRPINRQALDDVDDLEGELIDDDINHTSDYRVNPIISVKNEYRRNKISNLVGNAYITVALADNLKLRITGGIDSRLQRSAYFYNSLTSRGNPDLPVNKYGQFGNVTYSERSTWLNENTLTWTKLIHQKHKLDLLAGATVQGSKAESFGFTAQQVPNGQLGIYDLGSGTPLTNTSSASESSLVSFLSRVNYGFKSKYLFTASFRADASSKFAPENRWGYFPSAAFAWRISEEPWMSKIKAISEAKLRTSYGVTGNNRVGDFARYPSLSSPLEVSYSFNNGSPSPGMIQSSMGNEALKWETTSQIDLGLDVGLFENRLSLTVEVYEKTTSNLLLNASLPYLSGFNSIVKNIGKIRNRGLEISLNSTNIQSRSFTWESSFNISFNRNKVLELTDNQKDLRSAVSWEAAFNTVPLYIAELNQPAGRFYGFLSDGLYQLADFDVSGSGVYTLKPSVPSNGTSRASIQPGDMKYKDLTGDSVVNESDKVVIGNGIPRFIGGFNNNFTYGNFTLNVFFQWSYGNDIYNANRMMFEGNMSAKNSLNQYATYTNRWTMDNQGSRMFRAGGQGPNGYYSDYYLEDGSYLRLKTISLSYALPQKLVKKASFKDLRLSVTAQNIYTWTNYSGMDPEVSVRNSTLTPGFDFSAYPQAKTLVVGLKATF
- a CDS encoding FadR/GntR family transcriptional regulator gives rise to the protein MNDLVKNLGTVKTNTMADAVEAQLRAYLKKMSFKPGDSLPKETELADALGVSRNVVREALSRLRMLGMIETRKRRGMVLVSPDILQAFERVLDPPIIDDATLEDIFELRLVIEMGLADLLFTRMKPADIEELETIAEQEVTHKSFQVKNEIAFHGKLYDMTGNATLKRFQIMLLPVFAHVTTHVDKHISGKVDHKGLVNILKKGSKEEFKKGMYEHLKPHFDRLK